A region from the Paenibacillus sp. FSL H8-0048 genome encodes:
- a CDS encoding ATP-binding protein, producing the protein MRNLKLKATSIKTKYYRILLLLFVAIMAGGIGLVFYINVQQEQLDHKREVLQYKTATINELAGTLNEVFFRARGYVATQSENELALLNAAVKGLDGILEQYSSLKLSPEEVRYRDDLKVFYEQYKSQTLPEVMRLVKNNDYEGIRNLSQSGSTKAVNEYLGYTKQFKANSDALLNELNSRSIRQADAFTFVAFLLSTLLLLFFTLLIWQMLKIIIDPIVKLEEATNSLAAGDAVLLGKLHKQDEIGRLYDAFLNMAHSIQDKEEELMMQNEELHAQQDELQDQQYRLERSLSEIESMMKALNQTSAVGILSNKGVFTYANDNLSVYTGYKNSEIIGYTYRLFELHNISDTQVDQMIRKLSTGGVWSGETKLAAKEGSPLWLQLTIMPYLNDEGQIYQYILIANNITSMKNVQQELAETLKSTEQTSMMLELNNQLNHEITYTLDKHEFADKFNKFMNRLFSFDSSLFLLVKDKIAVVKGVPPENVERYIGEGSKEILYRLSVEKSYVVKRVGSVREQGISANEVYCYDYYTTVVNAEDEILAVFCGTRIGHPFTEEETSEIQGIMNRVALAIERLFMYEEIENGRKLNQDIVNNVNEGIQFVSTDGVIQHINKALSQLFSYEDWTEGMLIPKEGWMEHFTSRVNESEELERFYQKAMSEHTVDSSTMKYSIGKEDMKHVDAYAIPVFRREVRVGTLFVHRDITREYELDLMKSELVSTVSHELRTPLSSVLGFTELLLSKTMKPEKQLKYLETIHKEAKRLTELINDFLDLQRMESGTQLYNVEKVNLSETVLSVIDQYKLSGTHHILLEDEALNPEVEVDKDKIIQVLTNLLSNAIKFSPGASEVKVMLHNEPGSIMVRIQDHGLGIPKNQIGQLFQKFRRVDNSASKRIGGTGLGLAICKEIIEKQKGTIGIESVEGVGSTVWFRLPVIQAETGQPEEESSHRWNAGKEQKPNVMIVEDDYSLSLLLSEELKGKGFRVTHHYHPQKAFDQAVKTPFVAIIVDLMLGDELDGWDLIRMLKDDPRTEKVPIVISSALDKDDKSMMDNVQKYLTKPYPPGELSGTLQEIVDIQLKTGEVLFPDNGEAGHGSALDES; encoded by the coding sequence GTGAGAAACCTTAAGCTTAAAGCCACGAGCATCAAAACGAAATATTACCGGATTCTTCTGCTCCTGTTCGTTGCCATTATGGCCGGAGGAATCGGGCTTGTCTTCTATATCAATGTCCAGCAGGAACAGCTGGATCACAAACGTGAAGTGCTGCAATATAAGACGGCCACAATCAACGAGCTGGCAGGGACGCTGAACGAAGTCTTTTTCCGGGCAAGAGGTTATGTGGCTACCCAGAGCGAGAATGAGCTTGCGCTGCTGAACGCTGCGGTTAAGGGGCTTGACGGCATTCTGGAGCAGTATTCCTCCCTGAAGCTGTCGCCTGAAGAAGTCCGGTACAGAGATGACCTTAAGGTGTTCTATGAACAGTACAAAAGCCAGACCTTGCCCGAAGTGATGCGTCTGGTGAAAAATAATGATTACGAGGGAATCCGGAACTTGTCCCAGAGCGGCAGCACCAAGGCTGTGAACGAATACCTGGGCTATACCAAGCAATTCAAAGCCAATTCGGATGCGCTGCTGAATGAGCTGAACTCCCGTTCTATCAGGCAGGCGGATGCATTCACGTTCGTGGCTTTTCTGCTTAGTACCTTGCTGCTGCTGTTCTTCACCCTGCTGATCTGGCAGATGCTCAAAATTATCATCGATCCGATTGTGAAGCTGGAGGAAGCAACGAATTCGCTGGCGGCCGGTGATGCGGTTCTGCTTGGTAAGCTGCATAAGCAGGATGAAATCGGGCGGCTCTATGACGCCTTCCTGAATATGGCCCATAGCATCCAGGACAAAGAGGAAGAGCTGATGATGCAGAATGAAGAGCTGCACGCCCAGCAGGACGAGCTGCAGGACCAGCAGTACAGGCTGGAGCGGTCACTCAGTGAAATCGAGAGTATGATGAAGGCACTGAATCAGACCTCTGCCGTCGGCATTCTGTCGAACAAAGGCGTGTTCACTTACGCGAACGATAATCTGAGCGTCTACACAGGGTACAAGAACTCAGAGATTATCGGATACACCTACCGGTTGTTTGAGCTGCATAATATTTCGGATACCCAGGTGGATCAGATGATCCGCAAGCTGTCGACCGGCGGAGTGTGGAGCGGAGAGACAAAACTTGCGGCGAAGGAAGGCTCGCCGCTCTGGCTGCAGCTGACAATCATGCCTTACTTAAACGATGAAGGCCAGATTTACCAGTATATCCTGATTGCCAATAACATTACCTCGATGAAGAATGTGCAGCAGGAGCTGGCGGAGACGCTGAAAAGCACGGAGCAGACGTCTATGATGCTGGAGCTTAACAATCAGCTGAATCATGAAATTACCTATACGCTCGACAAGCATGAATTCGCCGACAAGTTCAACAAGTTCATGAACCGCCTGTTCTCGTTCGACTCCAGTCTTTTCCTGCTGGTCAAGGACAAGATAGCGGTGGTCAAGGGGGTTCCGCCGGAGAATGTGGAGCGGTACATCGGTGAGGGCAGCAAGGAGATTCTGTACCGCCTTAGTGTGGAAAAGTCGTATGTGGTGAAGCGGGTGGGCTCGGTCAGAGAGCAGGGGATTTCCGCCAACGAGGTGTATTGTTACGACTACTATACAACCGTGGTAAATGCGGAGGATGAGATTCTGGCGGTCTTCTGCGGAACCCGCATCGGGCATCCGTTCACAGAGGAAGAGACCAGTGAGATTCAGGGGATAATGAACCGGGTCGCCCTGGCTATCGAACGCCTGTTCATGTACGAGGAGATTGAGAATGGCCGCAAGCTGAATCAGGATATTGTCAACAACGTCAATGAGGGCATCCAGTTTGTCAGCACGGACGGTGTCATTCAGCACATCAACAAGGCGCTGAGCCAATTGTTCAGCTATGAGGACTGGACGGAAGGCATGCTGATTCCCAAGGAGGGCTGGATGGAGCATTTCACCTCCCGGGTGAATGAATCGGAAGAGCTGGAACGCTTTTACCAAAAGGCGATGTCTGAGCATACTGTGGATTCCAGTACGATGAAGTATTCTATCGGCAAGGAAGACATGAAGCATGTGGATGCCTATGCCATACCGGTCTTCCGCCGGGAGGTCCGGGTGGGAACGCTGTTCGTTCACCGGGATATTACACGCGAGTATGAGCTGGATCTGATGAAGTCGGAGCTGGTCAGCACCGTCAGCCATGAGCTGCGGACGCCGCTGTCGAGTGTACTGGGCTTCACAGAGCTGCTGCTGTCCAAAACGATGAAGCCGGAGAAGCAGCTGAAATATCTGGAGACGATTCATAAGGAAGCCAAGCGTCTGACGGAGCTGATTAACGACTTCCTGGACCTGCAGCGGATGGAGTCAGGCACACAGCTGTACAATGTGGAGAAGGTCAATCTTAGTGAGACAGTTCTGAGTGTCATAGATCAGTACAAGCTGAGCGGTACCCATCATATTCTGCTGGAGGACGAGGCGCTGAATCCCGAGGTTGAGGTAGACAAGGATAAAATTATCCAGGTGCTGACCAACCTGCTGAGCAATGCGATCAAGTTCTCGCCGGGTGCAAGTGAAGTGAAGGTCATGCTTCATAACGAACCGGGCAGCATTATGGTGAGGATTCAGGACCATGGACTCGGGATTCCGAAGAATCAGATCGGGCAGCTGTTCCAGAAATTCCGCAGAGTGGACAACAGTGCATCCAAGCGGATTGGCGGTACGGGACTGGGGCTGGCGATCTGCAAGGAGATCATTGAGAAGCAGAAGGGAACAATCGGGATTGAATCGGTTGAAGGCGTGGGCTCGACAGTATGGTTCCGTCTTCCGGTGATTCAGGCCGAGACCGGCCAACCGGAGGAGGAGTCCTCCCACAGATGGAACGCGGGCAAGGAGCAGAAGCCGAATGTGATGATTGTGGAGGATGATTACAGCCTGTCGCTGCTGCTCTCGGAGGAGCTGAAGGGCAAGGGCTTCCGGGTCACCCATCACTATCATCCGCAAAAAGCTTTTGACCAGGCCGTCAAAACGCCCTTCGTAGCGATCATTGTGGATCTGATGCTGGGCGATGAGCTGGACGGCTGGGATCTGATCCGCATGCTCAAGGACGATCCCCGGACCGAGAAGGTGCCGATCGTCATCTCCTCGGCGCTGGATAAGGACGATAAGAGCATGATGGATAACGTG
- a CDS encoding response regulator, whose translation MQKVLIVDDEEVLRMLIEDTLEDLENVEVHTAENGGEALARLASEPYDLVILDYMMPVMTGIEVLSELDGELKSRTPIMMLTAKAQEMDRNRAREAGARYFMPKPFSPMELLQLVEDILSEKP comes from the coding sequence GTGCAAAAGGTACTGATTGTAGATGATGAAGAGGTTCTGCGCATGCTGATTGAGGATACGCTGGAGGATCTGGAGAATGTGGAGGTTCATACCGCCGAGAATGGGGGCGAGGCGCTCGCCAGGCTGGCGTCAGAACCTTACGATCTGGTCATTCTGGATTACATGATGCCCGTAATGACCGGCATTGAAGTGCTGAGCGAGCTGGACGGGGAGCTGAAGAGCCGGACGCCGATTATGATGCTGACCGCCAAGGCACAGGAGATGGACCGTAACCGGGCAAGAGAGGCGGGAGCCCGATATTTTATGCCCAAGCCCTTCAGCCCGATGGAGCTGCTGCAGCTCGTGGAGGACATTCTGAGTGAGAAACCTTAA
- a CDS encoding GGDEF domain-containing response regulator: protein MTTRKYKELVEERTRETLQKWSEQSAVEEKDIYRFLHNLKGTSGTVGLDAVEAFSGNALLYFSDDNHRSWKEAEWGDYIYPLLELFAEPEPVGAVPPLTPGIALSHGNVHQQYEILIVDDDVELVAFLRESLERQSYYVSIALSAGRGLKLFYETKPDLILLDILLPDRSGIDVLKQIIGKAKKERIPIIIISGEHSIEVQKYAYSLGVMDYIQKPVDIDLFLVLIKNRFELKKEWQESIIVDELTGAFNRKYFNQTMKQLISDFRRTGRTFSLALLDLDLFKQVNDTYGHLMGDEVLQSFSELVKQSIRTEDTFCRYGGEEFALFMPNTPAEQALLVMERIQESFAARDFQAKRESFHVTFSCGVTEITEEVQDADILVEEADLALYASKHNGRNQSTLYSQDLLLSQRETLLNVIIVDDDPLIRRIVTTHFAAWQPGTNARVKVASYADGALLLESDWYAPEEKYVILLDGVMPGLDGLEVLEKIRSSYPELNILVIMLTGRNDQRDIIHALQMGADDYVIKPFHLPELLTRIERLSHRFLF from the coding sequence ATGACAACGAGAAAATATAAAGAGCTGGTTGAAGAGCGCACCAGAGAAACGCTGCAGAAGTGGTCGGAACAGTCAGCAGTCGAGGAGAAGGATATCTACCGTTTCCTGCATAATTTGAAGGGCACCTCGGGCACTGTGGGGCTGGATGCTGTAGAGGCATTCTCCGGCAATGCGCTGCTCTATTTCTCGGATGACAACCATAGAAGCTGGAAGGAAGCGGAGTGGGGCGATTATATCTATCCGCTGCTGGAGCTGTTTGCGGAGCCGGAGCCTGTGGGCGCGGTGCCGCCGCTGACTCCCGGAATAGCATTGTCCCACGGGAATGTCCATCAGCAGTACGAGATTCTGATCGTGGACGATGATGTGGAGCTGGTCGCTTTTTTACGGGAATCCCTGGAGCGTCAATCCTATTATGTCAGCATTGCGCTGTCGGCCGGACGCGGACTGAAGCTTTTTTATGAGACGAAGCCGGATTTGATTCTACTCGATATTCTGCTGCCGGACCGCAGCGGGATTGATGTACTGAAGCAGATTATCGGCAAAGCCAAGAAAGAGCGGATTCCGATCATTATTATCAGCGGCGAGCATTCTATTGAGGTTCAGAAGTATGCCTATTCGCTGGGTGTCATGGATTACATACAAAAGCCGGTGGACATCGATTTGTTCCTGGTCTTGATCAAGAACCGCTTTGAGCTGAAAAAGGAGTGGCAGGAATCCATCATTGTTGACGAGCTGACCGGAGCGTTCAACCGCAAGTACTTCAACCAGACGATGAAGCAGCTGATCTCCGATTTCAGACGGACAGGCCGGACCTTCTCCCTCGCTCTGCTGGATCTGGACCTGTTCAAGCAGGTTAATGATACTTACGGGCATCTGATGGGGGATGAGGTGCTGCAGAGCTTCTCGGAGCTGGTGAAGCAGTCCATCCGCACGGAGGATACCTTCTGCCGCTATGGCGGCGAGGAGTTTGCCTTGTTCATGCCCAATACCCCTGCGGAGCAGGCGCTGCTTGTGATGGAGCGGATTCAGGAATCCTTTGCGGCCCGCGATTTCCAGGCCAAACGTGAGAGCTTCCATGTAACGTTCTCCTGCGGAGTGACCGAGATCACTGAAGAGGTGCAGGATGCCGATATATTGGTTGAGGAAGCCGATCTGGCGCTCTATGCCAGCAAACATAACGGCAGGAACCAGAGCACCCTGTACAGCCAGGATCTGCTGCTGAGCCAGCGTGAGACGCTGCTGAATGTTATTATTGTGGACGATGATCCGCTCATCCGCAGAATCGTGACGACCCATTTCGCAGCCTGGCAGCCTGGGACCAACGCCAGAGTGAAGGTTGCGAGCTATGCGGACGGCGCGCTTCTATTGGAATCGGACTGGTATGCTCCTGAAGAGAAGTATGTTATTTTGCTGGACGGCGTCATGCCGGGGCTTGACGGGCTGGAGGTACTGGAGAAGATCCGCAGCAGCTATCCTGAGCTGAATATTCTTGTGATTATGCTGACCGGGCGCAACGACCAGCGGGATATTATTCATGCGCTGCAGATGGGCGCGGACGATTATGTCATTAAGCCGTTCCATCTGCCGGAGCTGCTGACCCGGATTGAGCGTCTGTCCCACCGGTTTCTGTTCTAA
- a CDS encoding ACT domain-containing protein, producing MKGIITVLGKDKVGIIAKVCTYLAEHNLNILDISQTIVQDYFNMMMIVDISAPSKSFEEIVEELQQVGEDIGVEIKLQHEDIFNIMHRI from the coding sequence TTGAAGGGGATTATTACGGTACTCGGGAAAGACAAGGTAGGCATTATCGCCAAAGTATGTACATACCTCGCAGAGCACAATCTGAACATTCTGGATATCTCCCAGACGATTGTGCAGGATTATTTCAACATGATGATGATCGTGGACATCTCTGCCCCCAGCAAGTCCTTCGAGGAGATTGTGGAGGAGCTTCAGCAGGTAGGGGAAGACATCGGTGTGGAAATCAAGCTGCAGCATGAGGATATCTTCAATATTATGCACCGGATCTAA
- a CDS encoding PFL family protein, translating into MISIVEVQETNKMIREMNLDVRTITMGISLMDCAHTDMKVFNQKVYDKITRSAEKLVKTGEDLERQFGVPIVNKRISVTPISIAAGAVHTDTYVPVAQILDKAAKEVGVNFIGGYSALVQKGCTKGDRILIDSIPEALAVTERVCSSVNVGSSRSGINMDAVKLMGDIILQTAERTKDRDSIGCAKLVVFCNAVEDNPFMAGAFHGVGERECVINVGVSGPGVIKRALEEVKGQDFETLCETIKRTAFKVTRVGQLVAQEASKRLNVPFGIIDLSLAPTPEIGDSIAEIFQVMGLEEAGAPGTTAALAILNDNVKKGGVMASSYVGGLSGAFIPVSEDHGMIQAVQRGALTLEKLEAMTCVCSVGLDMIAIPGSTSKETLAGIIADEAAIGMVNNKTTAVRVIPVIGKDVGEMVEFGGLLGYAPVMAVNPFSCAGFVNRGGRIPAPIHSFKN; encoded by the coding sequence GTGATCTCGATTGTAGAAGTTCAGGAGACGAATAAAATGATCCGGGAAATGAACCTGGATGTCCGCACCATTACGATGGGCATCAGCCTGATGGATTGCGCCCATACCGACATGAAGGTGTTCAACCAGAAGGTATATGACAAAATCACCCGCTCTGCCGAGAAGCTCGTGAAGACCGGTGAGGATCTCGAGCGCCAATTCGGGGTGCCGATTGTCAACAAACGGATCTCAGTAACGCCGATTTCGATTGCTGCGGGCGCTGTACATACCGATACCTACGTGCCTGTCGCCCAGATTCTGGACAAGGCTGCCAAGGAGGTTGGCGTCAACTTCATCGGCGGGTATTCCGCGCTGGTACAGAAGGGCTGTACCAAGGGCGACCGGATTCTGATTGACAGTATCCCGGAAGCGCTGGCGGTGACCGAGAGAGTCTGCTCCTCCGTCAACGTGGGCTCCTCGCGCAGCGGCATCAACATGGACGCCGTGAAGCTGATGGGCGATATCATTCTCCAGACGGCGGAGCGCACCAAGGACCGCGATTCCATCGGCTGTGCCAAGCTGGTTGTATTCTGCAACGCAGTCGAGGATAACCCGTTCATGGCCGGTGCCTTCCACGGGGTGGGCGAACGGGAGTGTGTGATTAATGTGGGCGTAAGCGGCCCGGGTGTGATCAAGCGGGCGCTGGAGGAGGTGAAGGGACAGGACTTCGAGACACTGTGCGAGACGATCAAGCGTACAGCCTTCAAGGTTACCCGGGTCGGCCAGCTGGTCGCCCAGGAAGCCTCCAAGCGCCTGAATGTGCCCTTCGGCATCATCGATCTGTCGTTGGCCCCTACACCTGAGATCGGCGATTCTATCGCAGAGATTTTCCAGGTCATGGGCTTGGAGGAAGCCGGTGCTCCCGGCACCACTGCTGCACTGGCCATCCTTAACGATAATGTCAAAAAAGGCGGAGTCATGGCCTCCTCCTATGTCGGCGGCTTAAGCGGCGCCTTCATCCCGGTCAGTGAAGACCACGGCATGATCCAGGCGGTCCAGCGCGGGGCGCTGACGCTGGAGAAGCTCGAAGCCATGACTTGCGTCTGCTCGGTAGGCCTTGACATGATTGCCATTCCCGGCAGCACCAGCAAGGAGACCCTCGCTGGCATCATTGCCGATGAAGCTGCCATCGGGATGGTCAACAACAAGACTACGGCGGTCCGCGTCATTCCGGTCATCGGCAAGGACGTCGGTGAGATGGTCGAATTCGGCGGCTTGCTCGGATACGCCCCAGTCATGGCTGTGAACCCCTTCAGTTGTGCGGGCTTCGTCAACCGCGGCGGACGGATTCCCGCACCAATTCACAGCTTCAAGAACTAA
- a CDS encoding sigma-70 family RNA polymerase sigma factor has translation MEELYQHYKSYAFSIAYRMLGVVADAEDAVQDLFAELQHRDRSGIQNIKAYLAKGMTNRCLNMLNSARSRRETYIGEWLPEPVSEGYDGPEAAAERKDNLSYAFLVLLERLSPTERAVFVLREAFEYDYEAIAGMVGKSGSNCRQIFSRAKRILMAEPASGLPSLRYRAVTEKLLVRFTAAFTSYDVDGMLELLGEHPVLVADGGGREVHTILRPMTGRKGVTALLTSKRVMHYLREWKTSYGPLNGEPGLIFTDQGVVKCVLCLSTDSSGERIQNLYLLMDPAKLSHITVPPELPQL, from the coding sequence ATGGAGGAGCTGTATCAGCATTATAAAAGTTATGCCTTCTCCATCGCGTACCGGATGTTAGGCGTGGTTGCCGATGCGGAGGATGCGGTGCAGGATTTATTCGCCGAGCTGCAGCACCGGGACCGGAGCGGCATTCAGAATATCAAAGCCTATTTGGCCAAAGGTATGACCAACCGCTGCCTCAATATGCTGAACTCGGCACGCAGCCGCAGAGAGACTTATATCGGGGAGTGGCTGCCGGAGCCGGTAAGCGAGGGATACGATGGGCCGGAAGCGGCGGCAGAACGTAAGGATAATCTGTCGTATGCTTTTCTGGTGCTGCTGGAGCGGCTGTCTCCTACGGAGCGTGCGGTATTCGTACTGCGGGAAGCCTTCGAATACGACTATGAAGCCATTGCCGGAATGGTAGGCAAGTCGGGCAGCAACTGCCGGCAGATCTTCAGCCGGGCCAAGCGTATCCTGATGGCAGAGCCGGCTTCCGGCTTACCCTCGCTCCGATATAGAGCAGTCACGGAGAAACTGCTGGTCCGCTTCACTGCCGCGTTCACCTCCTATGATGTGGACGGCATGCTGGAGCTGCTGGGCGAGCATCCGGTGCTGGTTGCCGACGGCGGGGGCCGCGAAGTGCATACAATTCTCCGGCCGATGACCGGCCGTAAGGGAGTTACTGCACTGCTGACCTCGAAGCGGGTTATGCACTATTTGCGGGAGTGGAAGACTTCCTATGGGCCGCTGAACGGTGAGCCGGGTCTGATCTTCACCGATCAGGGAGTTGTGAAGTGCGTGCTCTGCCTGAGTACGGATTCCAGCGGGGAACGGATTCAGAACCTGTATCTTCTGATGGACCCTGCGAAGCTGTCCCATATTACCGTACCGCCGGAGCTGCCGCAGCTCTGA
- a CDS encoding carboxymuconolactone decarboxylase family protein — MSLRMNYREVNSPAFRAMMALEQHAGSRSKDKVLYELVKIRVSQINGCAFCLDMHGKDLMKLGNYAEHILLLSVWREAPLFSAKERVLLEFAEQVTLISEAGVPLELYNKMLTHFSEEELVDWIMAVNTINSWNRIAITTGMFPGCFG, encoded by the coding sequence TTGAGTCTAAGAATGAACTATCGTGAGGTTAACAGCCCGGCGTTCCGGGCAATGATGGCTCTGGAGCAGCATGCAGGAAGCCGCAGCAAGGATAAAGTGCTGTATGAACTGGTTAAAATACGGGTCTCCCAGATCAACGGCTGTGCGTTCTGTCTGGATATGCATGGCAAGGATCTGATGAAGCTGGGCAACTATGCCGAGCATATTCTGCTGCTGAGTGTGTGGCGCGAAGCGCCGTTGTTCAGTGCGAAGGAACGTGTGCTGCTGGAATTCGCCGAGCAGGTGACGCTGATCAGTGAAGCGGGCGTTCCGCTGGAGCTGTATAATAAGATGCTTACGCACTTTAGCGAAGAGGAACTGGTAGACTGGATTATGGCGGTCAATACGATCAACAGCTGGAACCGGATTGCTATTACGACCGGGATGTTCCCGGGCTGCTTCGGCTAA